A stretch of the Xanthocytophaga agilis genome encodes the following:
- a CDS encoding J domain-containing protein: protein MDYKDYYKTLGVEKNATADEIKKAYRKLAVKYHPDKNKDDKQAEDKFKEVTEAYEVLSDVEKRKKYDAFGENWKHAQANGNGGGQPSGGGFGGFDFGNFSGNTGSTFHEYSTDEPTFSEFFEMLFGRRPGEAKGRTSSKRKGHDYRADLTLTLQEAYQGTERLVDVNNQKLRIRLKPGIEHEQVIKLKDKGAPGTNGAPNGDLYITIHIADDSYFDRKGNDLYTDIAVDLYTAILGGKATVGTLKGNIKIDIPEGTEHGKVLRLKGLGMPVYNTPGTFGDLYVTIQVRIPKNLSEQEKALFRQLAALGNPAFATT, encoded by the coding sequence ATGGACTATAAAGATTATTATAAAACTCTTGGTGTTGAAAAAAATGCAACAGCCGACGAAATAAAAAAAGCCTACAGAAAACTGGCTGTAAAATACCATCCGGATAAAAACAAAGATGATAAGCAGGCAGAGGATAAGTTTAAGGAGGTAACAGAAGCCTATGAGGTACTGAGTGATGTAGAGAAACGTAAAAAGTATGATGCCTTTGGTGAAAACTGGAAGCATGCACAAGCTAATGGCAATGGAGGTGGTCAACCTTCAGGAGGAGGTTTTGGAGGTTTTGACTTTGGAAACTTTAGTGGCAATACAGGTAGCACTTTTCATGAATATAGCACAGACGAACCTACCTTCTCAGAGTTTTTTGAGATGTTATTTGGCAGACGTCCCGGAGAAGCCAAAGGCCGCACGAGTAGTAAACGCAAAGGGCATGATTATCGGGCTGATTTAACATTAACCTTGCAGGAAGCATACCAAGGCACTGAACGTCTGGTAGATGTAAATAATCAGAAACTGCGCATCAGGCTCAAACCAGGTATTGAACACGAGCAGGTTATAAAATTGAAGGACAAAGGTGCTCCTGGTACCAATGGAGCACCGAATGGCGATCTATATATTACTATACACATTGCGGATGACTCTTATTTTGACAGAAAAGGGAATGATCTATATACAGACATTGCAGTTGACTTATATACTGCCATATTAGGAGGTAAAGCAACTGTAGGAACACTAAAAGGCAATATAAAGATTGACATTCCGGAAGGAACAGAACATGGAAAAGTGTTGCGGTTAAAAGGATTGGGAATGCCTGTATATAATACACCTGGTACATTTGGCGACTTGTATGTAACCATTCAGGTTCGTATTCCCAAAAATCTGTCCGAACAGGAAAAAGCATTATTCCGACAATTGGCAGCATTAGGCAATCCGGCATTTGCAACCACATAG
- a CDS encoding n-acetylglutamate synthase translates to MINYHNKVFRSVNNTDNGEVSAETTFHYQQYDTIVTASYSGGSIVTGHLIALVDEVGHLNMRYHHVNNVGVLMTGICQSIPEVMENGKIRLHEKWQWTSGDYSSGESVIEEI, encoded by the coding sequence ATGATTAATTATCATAACAAAGTTTTTCGTTCTGTAAACAATACAGATAATGGTGAGGTAAGTGCAGAAACCACTTTTCACTATCAGCAATATGATACTATAGTAACTGCTTCCTATTCAGGAGGAAGTATTGTGACTGGACACCTGATTGCTCTTGTAGATGAAGTAGGACATTTAAATATGCGTTACCACCATGTAAATAATGTAGGAGTACTAATGACAGGAATTTGCCAGTCTATCCCTGAAGTAATGGAAAATGGAAAAATTCGTTTGCACGAAAAATGGCAATGGACAAGTGGTGATTATAGTTCAGGAGAATCTGTAATTGAAGAAATATAA
- a CDS encoding helix-turn-helix domain-containing protein produces MDELLTYDDLVPILKVTKKTLQNWASDGKLPKTHIRGRFSRKAIEAWIEMQHVPSAIEIMKDNLRNYKKSK; encoded by the coding sequence ATGGATGAACTACTCACCTATGACGACTTAGTGCCAATTCTGAAAGTAACCAAGAAGACACTACAGAATTGGGCATCAGACGGGAAACTCCCAAAGACACATATACGCGGTCGCTTTTCCCGCAAGGCAATTGAAGCCTGGATTGAAATGCAACATGTACCATCTGCAATCGAAATCATGAAAGATAATCTGAGAAACTATAAGAAAAGTAAATAA
- a CDS encoding SH3 beta-barrel fold-containing protein, translating to MKALSNFRLLVMQEAWNLVKETGISMAQALKDAWALVKLQALKALMKLGAVLVTFRKVDGAVTTRKATRNMDLVPTEKHPKHPARENQYIWVLPFFDLDNQAWRSLKAESLISFSVL from the coding sequence ATGAAAGCCCTCTCTAACTTCCGTTTACTTGTAATGCAAGAAGCCTGGAATCTGGTAAAAGAAACAGGTATTTCGATGGCTCAGGCTCTGAAAGATGCATGGGCACTAGTGAAGTTACAGGCATTGAAAGCACTCATGAAGTTAGGAGCAGTTCTCGTTACATTCCGTAAGGTTGACGGAGCAGTTACTACTCGCAAGGCTACCAGAAACATGGATCTAGTGCCCACAGAGAAGCATCCTAAACACCCTGCCAGAGAGAACCAGTACATCTGGGTGTTACCCTTCTTTGATTTGGATAACCAAGCCTGGAGAAGCTTAAAAGCAGAAAGCCTTATCTCATTCTCAGTACTATAA
- a CDS encoding NFACT RNA binding domain-containing protein — protein sequence MHNNYYYLQQVSSALAPILIGRTVDSAFSQDKDELVVSFLSKTDLFFIRAILKNSFVCLTFPSEFHRARKNTVELFSKLTGRTVEKIIQYQNDRSFAIQLDSGLLLLFKLHGNRSNVLLYQDNKVIELFQNNIEADLSLSPESLHRDISPTFEDFIQNKQNPATVYPTLGKPVAAYLKQEKFPNKSAQEQWTILQQFIYNLENPSSFYVVRSPAHLSTGNSSFQLTLFPTGNTEFESSDPLEIANRFYSLYARESTFDREKQQVLHKLDKQKKQTESYLAKTYEKLNQIQTEARHEQLANILMANIHQIPSGSEAVELFDFYHNQTIRIKLKKEFSAQKNAETYYRKAKNEKIEIEILEKAITQKELEMAQIKKYMADISAIQNLKVLRNYVKDHDLASASTIPTIQELFKRFEYQGFEILVGKNAKNNDLLTREYAWKEDLWLHAKDVTGSHVIIKYQSGKKFPEPVIEKAAQLAAYYSKRKNDTLCPVTVTPRKYIRKPKGLPEGAVIIDKEQVVLVEPADFSGL from the coding sequence ATGCATAACAACTATTATTATTTGCAACAAGTTTCTTCTGCACTGGCACCTATATTGATCGGACGCACAGTAGACAGCGCGTTTAGTCAGGATAAAGATGAACTGGTGGTTAGCTTTTTGAGTAAAACTGACCTTTTCTTTATCCGAGCTATTTTAAAGAATAGTTTTGTCTGCCTCACCTTTCCATCTGAATTTCATAGAGCACGTAAAAATACAGTGGAACTATTCTCCAAATTAACAGGGAGAACTGTTGAAAAAATCATTCAGTATCAAAATGATCGAAGTTTTGCCATTCAGCTAGATTCCGGTCTATTACTTTTGTTTAAGCTACATGGGAATCGTTCTAATGTATTATTATATCAGGATAATAAGGTAATAGAATTATTTCAGAATAATATCGAAGCAGATCTTTCTCTTTCACCAGAATCGCTGCATCGGGATATCAGCCCTACATTTGAAGATTTTATTCAAAACAAACAAAATCCTGCAACTGTTTATCCAACTTTAGGAAAACCAGTTGCAGCCTATCTGAAGCAGGAAAAATTTCCTAATAAATCAGCTCAGGAACAATGGACAATCTTGCAACAATTTATATATAACCTGGAAAATCCTTCTTCTTTTTATGTTGTGCGTTCCCCAGCACACCTTAGCACAGGCAATAGCAGTTTCCAACTTACTTTATTTCCAACAGGTAATACAGAGTTTGAATCATCAGACCCTTTGGAGATTGCCAATCGCTTTTATAGCTTATATGCTAGAGAAAGTACTTTCGATAGAGAAAAACAACAGGTATTACACAAGCTAGACAAGCAAAAGAAGCAGACAGAAAGTTATCTGGCCAAGACTTATGAAAAGCTAAATCAAATTCAAACAGAGGCTCGTCATGAACAATTAGCCAATATCCTAATGGCTAATATTCATCAGATCCCTTCTGGTAGCGAAGCAGTAGAATTATTTGATTTTTACCATAATCAAACAATTCGCATAAAGCTAAAAAAAGAATTCTCTGCTCAAAAAAATGCAGAGACTTATTATAGAAAAGCCAAAAATGAAAAGATTGAAATAGAGATACTGGAAAAAGCTATTACTCAGAAAGAATTAGAGATGGCTCAAATTAAGAAGTATATGGCTGATATAAGTGCCATTCAAAACTTGAAGGTTCTACGCAATTATGTAAAAGATCACGATTTGGCATCAGCCTCAACTATTCCTACTATACAGGAATTATTTAAAAGGTTTGAATATCAAGGATTTGAGATTTTAGTTGGTAAAAACGCAAAAAATAATGATCTGCTAACACGAGAGTATGCATGGAAAGAAGATCTGTGGTTGCATGCCAAGGATGTTACAGGGTCACATGTAATTATTAAATACCAGTCCGGCAAGAAATTTCCGGAGCCAGTAATTGAAAAGGCAGCTCAATTAGCGGCTTATTATTCCAAACGAAAGAATGATACTCTTTGTCCTGTTACAGTTACCCCCCGCAAATACATTCGGAAACCGAAAGGTCTTCCGGAAGGAGCTGTTATCATTGATAAAGAACAAGTTGTTTTGGTTGAACCTGCAGATTTCTCCGGATTATAA
- a CDS encoding phage holin family protein has protein sequence MNLLIRLIVATLAVIISSWLLPGVHVNGIATAIIVAIVLGFLNAFLKPVLTFLTIPITIITLGLFLLVINVIIVYITDALITGFRVDGFLWALIFSFVVSIVGAILSSLFDD, from the coding sequence ATGAACTTACTCATTCGATTAATTGTAGCAACCCTTGCTGTTATAATTAGCTCATGGTTACTACCAGGTGTCCATGTAAATGGAATTGCAACTGCTATCATTGTTGCTATTGTATTAGGATTTTTGAACGCTTTTTTAAAACCTGTACTTACTTTCTTAACTATCCCTATTACCATCATTACTCTTGGTTTGTTCTTATTGGTGATTAACGTAATCATTGTATATATCACAGATGCCTTGATTACAGGATTTCGAGTAGATGGATTTTTATGGGCTTTGATTTTTAGTTTTGTTGTGTCTATTGTTGGTGCTATTTTATCTTCACTTTTCGATGATTAA
- a CDS encoding nucleotide pyrophosphohydrolase: MTLKDAQKTVDLWIKNTGVRYFNELTNMAILTEEVGEVARIIARQYGEQSFKTSDKDKNLGDELADVLFVVICLANQTGVDLTEALIKNMEKKSIRDAERHKNNEKLK; the protein is encoded by the coding sequence ATGACTTTAAAAGACGCACAAAAAACAGTAGATCTCTGGATAAAAAATACTGGTGTTCGGTATTTTAATGAACTTACCAATATGGCTATACTGACTGAAGAAGTTGGAGAAGTAGCCCGGATTATTGCCCGACAATATGGAGAACAATCCTTCAAAACATCAGACAAAGACAAAAATCTAGGAGATGAACTGGCGGATGTCTTATTTGTAGTGATTTGCCTTGCTAATCAAACAGGGGTTGATTTGACAGAGGCATTAATCAAAAACATGGAGAAGAAGTCAATTCGGGATGCAGAACGACATAAAAATAATGAGAAGCTAAAATAG
- the glgP gene encoding alpha-glucan family phosphorylase codes for MATTFQDFLQSYQADPAYQNRTAYFCMEYAIHQSLKIYSGGLGFLAGSHMRSAYEFKQNVIGIGILWKYGYYDQTRKGDQTMDVLFQEKVYGFLEKTDIKFSIQINHAPVWVTAYYLPPEVFGTVPVFLLSTDLPENDYLAQTTTHRLYDQNLEARIAASILLGIGGARLLEELHYQPDSYHLNESHGLPLAFYLYTKYNKDIKEVKKRLVFTNHTPEEAGNQKTDIYLLERMGFFSDLPLSEVRTLSDTHTNILDHTLAAFRLAGLSNGVSKMHTQVLQKMWGRASDISPILSITNAQNFTYWADKELYSTFQNKDTDKFTDRKKFFKRQLFEEVADQTGEIYNENVLTIVWSRRFAAYKRADLLLYDTDRFIQLLTNKKYPVQIIWAGKPYPTDYTGISVFNRLVHFTKKYFNCSVLVGYELKLSAMLKRGADVWLNTPRITHEASGTSGMTAAMNGALNCSTPDGWIPEFARNNENCFVLPPNDPTLPEHEIDEIDALNLYKLLEEVVIPMYYEDPKQWQHMVNTSMTDILPYFDSGRMAKEYYELLYTHHVSPEVTNLSNDGLVNLKV; via the coding sequence ATGGCTACAACCTTTCAAGACTTTTTACAGTCATATCAGGCAGATCCGGCATATCAGAATCGTACGGCATATTTTTGTATGGAGTATGCCATTCATCAATCACTAAAGATCTACTCAGGAGGTTTGGGCTTTCTCGCAGGATCACATATGCGTAGTGCTTATGAGTTTAAGCAAAACGTGATCGGAATAGGCATTTTATGGAAGTATGGTTACTATGATCAGACTCGTAAAGGAGATCAGACAATGGATGTGCTATTTCAGGAAAAGGTTTATGGCTTTCTGGAAAAAACGGATATCAAATTTTCAATACAAATCAATCATGCACCTGTATGGGTAACAGCCTATTATCTACCTCCTGAAGTATTTGGGACAGTACCTGTATTTCTACTTTCCACTGACCTTCCTGAAAACGATTATCTCGCCCAGACTACCACACACAGATTATATGACCAAAATCTGGAAGCAAGGATAGCTGCCAGTATTCTGCTAGGCATCGGAGGAGCACGTTTACTCGAAGAACTCCACTATCAGCCAGACTCTTATCACCTCAATGAATCTCATGGTTTGCCACTGGCGTTTTATTTATATACCAAATATAACAAAGATATTAAAGAGGTTAAAAAACGTCTGGTGTTTACCAACCATACTCCGGAAGAAGCAGGCAATCAGAAAACAGATATTTACCTTTTGGAACGCATGGGTTTCTTTTCAGACCTTCCTCTGTCAGAAGTACGGACTTTATCTGATACTCATACCAACATTTTAGATCATACCCTTGCCGCCTTTCGACTAGCAGGGTTATCCAATGGCGTATCTAAAATGCATACACAGGTATTACAAAAAATGTGGGGACGTGCCAGTGATATAAGTCCAATCTTATCCATTACCAATGCACAGAATTTTACCTACTGGGCAGATAAGGAGCTTTATAGTACTTTTCAAAATAAGGACACAGATAAATTTACAGACCGAAAGAAGTTTTTTAAGAGACAGCTATTTGAAGAAGTAGCTGACCAGACAGGTGAAATTTATAATGAGAATGTACTAACTATCGTATGGTCGCGAAGATTTGCTGCCTACAAGCGGGCAGATCTGTTATTATATGATACGGATCGCTTTATTCAATTGCTAACGAATAAAAAGTATCCTGTTCAAATTATCTGGGCAGGGAAACCCTATCCTACTGATTATACAGGCATATCCGTTTTTAATCGGCTGGTACATTTTACCAAAAAATATTTTAACTGCTCTGTTCTGGTGGGATATGAACTTAAGCTTTCGGCTATGTTAAAGCGTGGAGCGGATGTATGGCTCAATACACCGCGTATCACCCATGAAGCCTCTGGTACCAGCGGCATGACAGCCGCAATGAATGGTGCTCTCAACTGCTCTACTCCAGATGGATGGATACCTGAATTTGCGCGAAATAACGAAAACTGCTTTGTGCTTCCACCCAACGATCCTACCCTTCCTGAACATGAAATTGATGAGATTGATGCATTGAACTTGTATAAATTACTGGAAGAGGTAGTGATTCCAATGTATTATGAAGATCCTAAACAATGGCAACACATGGTCAATACTAGCATGACAGACATTTTGCCTTATTTTGATTCAGGTCGAATGGCAAAGGAATACTATGAATTATTATATACACACCATGTATCTCCAGAAGTGACTAATCTATCAAATGATGGACTTGTGAATCTGAAAGTTTAA
- a CDS encoding mechanosensitive ion channel family protein, which translates to MEELKKIVSDTESLIFFFVIVGMTILFALLLGNFLQRQIEEKTKEHQVDITSFIFLKHMIVAIVYFLGFGWALLTLPITRTFAHSLIAGAGATTLILGFASQQIFSNLFSGIFLVLNRPFKIDDTIEFQGSKGKVIEISLNSTIIQDENEDKIIIPSSKILGDKIKIYKRQKL; encoded by the coding sequence ATGGAGGAATTAAAAAAGATTGTATCAGATACGGAATCGCTGATATTCTTTTTCGTCATTGTTGGGATGACAATTCTATTTGCCCTTTTACTTGGCAACTTTCTTCAAAGACAAATTGAAGAAAAGACCAAAGAGCATCAGGTAGATATTACCAGTTTTATTTTTTTAAAGCACATGATTGTCGCAATAGTATATTTTCTGGGTTTCGGTTGGGCACTATTAACATTACCAATAACCCGGACATTTGCCCATTCTTTGATTGCTGGTGCAGGAGCTACCACCCTAATTTTAGGATTTGCCTCACAACAAATTTTCAGCAATTTATTCAGTGGAATTTTTCTTGTCCTTAATAGACCTTTCAAGATAGATGACACAATAGAATTTCAGGGTAGTAAAGGAAAGGTGATTGAAATAAGCCTAAACTCTACAATAATTCAAGACGAAAATGAAGACAAGATTATAATTCCAAGCTCTAAAATTTTAGGCGACAAAATAAAGATATACAAACGGCAAAAGTTGTAA
- a CDS encoding helix-turn-helix domain-containing protein — protein MELEDEIKTLTVAFQEFLIGLTKQQINIVRSEVYKMVESIEDQEREALMKMDDVAKELQVSKATISVWLKQGKIPGHYISNRLFFFRKEIYAAIRNEPSLEKYKRIKKRKANRTR, from the coding sequence ATGGAACTGGAAGATGAAATTAAAACGCTTACTGTTGCCTTCCAAGAATTTCTGATTGGTCTTACAAAGCAACAGATCAATATAGTACGATCAGAGGTTTATAAAATGGTTGAGTCTATTGAAGATCAGGAGAGGGAAGCCCTGATGAAAATGGATGATGTGGCTAAAGAATTACAAGTATCTAAAGCTACTATTAGTGTCTGGCTTAAACAAGGCAAGATCCCTGGTCACTACATAAGCAATCGGTTATTCTTTTTTCGAAAGGAGATTTATGCTGCCATACGCAATGAACCTTCTTTAGAAAAGTATAAACGGATTAAGAAGCGAAAGGCAAATAGAACCAGATAA
- a CDS encoding DUF262 domain-containing HNH endonuclease family protein: MSTLSNNPLTPSAPGMIASGKALIIDVFSRFWFSIPDYQRPYLWGKEQVIDLLEDVWFATCNQPTKEYFLGSMVIQQTNFSAAQNYIEADLLDGQQRITTLLLIFAVLRDISTNQQLRQNCNSFICQEGDKFTGTPQKVRLQYLIRYLPNHFIQDIVIKDQGTLNRADLEVKSESTDLTEANMAKALLAIHNYFGKLTTNQIEDFAVFLFTKVLLIYVSSDNLQDAFRLFTILNNRGVPLTNADILKAWNLGAIPNSNDRATYAKIWESIEGEYGNDEFDRLLSHVRSIYVKDKARENLLTEFEDNIYKKGFLQKGRDTFNVIKEYAQIYDLLYWLNDEHDHLTNWFKNLITVMGWGIPSVEWVPPLLYFYKKFGVEENSLLDTFLLKLDNKFSADWLLQPSLTQRINNMNAILKEIEKATSPTSVIENKNIFQIDINRLTPILENNLYDKSYARYLLFKLEFLKKDHSSQFQDFKYLTIEHILPQNPDSGSQWRTDFTQEQIEHWVHKMGNLILLSRSKNSSLGNREFQDKKHKYFTKSVDALPNSLQIMQLNEWNLKLLQERHQQLTRELIAHYQKKG, encoded by the coding sequence ATGTCTACACTATCCAATAATCCATTGACACCATCTGCACCAGGAATGATAGCAAGTGGAAAAGCTCTTATTATTGATGTTTTCTCTAGGTTTTGGTTTTCTATTCCTGACTATCAGCGACCTTATTTGTGGGGTAAGGAGCAAGTTATTGACTTATTAGAAGATGTCTGGTTTGCTACATGCAATCAGCCTACAAAAGAATATTTTCTAGGATCTATGGTGATTCAACAAACAAATTTTAGTGCAGCTCAAAATTATATAGAAGCTGATTTATTAGATGGCCAACAACGTATTACTACACTACTATTAATCTTTGCTGTGCTTAGAGATATAAGTACAAATCAACAATTACGGCAAAATTGTAACTCATTTATATGTCAAGAAGGGGATAAATTTACAGGAACCCCTCAAAAGGTTAGACTTCAATATCTAATTAGATATTTGCCAAATCATTTTATTCAAGATATTGTCATTAAAGACCAAGGAACACTTAATAGGGCAGATTTGGAAGTTAAGTCAGAGTCAACAGATCTTACAGAAGCTAATATGGCAAAAGCATTATTAGCTATCCATAATTATTTTGGCAAGCTTACTACAAATCAAATAGAGGACTTTGCAGTCTTTTTGTTTACCAAAGTTCTGTTAATTTATGTCTCCTCTGACAATTTACAGGATGCATTTCGTTTATTCACAATCCTCAATAACAGAGGGGTACCTCTAACTAATGCAGATATATTGAAAGCTTGGAATTTGGGCGCTATACCTAATTCGAACGATAGGGCCACATATGCGAAGATCTGGGAAAGTATAGAGGGAGAATATGGTAATGATGAGTTCGATCGCTTATTGTCGCATGTGCGTTCAATTTATGTAAAAGATAAAGCCCGTGAAAATTTATTAACTGAATTTGAGGATAATATTTATAAAAAGGGATTTCTTCAAAAAGGAAGAGACACATTCAATGTTATAAAAGAATATGCACAGATATATGATTTACTATATTGGCTAAATGATGAACATGATCATTTAACGAACTGGTTTAAAAATCTTATTACTGTTATGGGTTGGGGAATTCCGTCTGTAGAATGGGTACCACCTTTACTATATTTTTACAAAAAGTTTGGAGTAGAAGAAAATTCCTTGCTAGATACATTTTTGCTAAAACTAGATAATAAGTTTTCAGCTGATTGGTTACTTCAGCCTTCTCTTACTCAAAGAATAAATAATATGAATGCAATTCTGAAAGAAATTGAAAAAGCAACTAGTCCAACATCCGTAATTGAGAATAAAAATATTTTTCAAATAGACATTAATAGATTAACGCCTATTTTGGAGAATAATCTATATGATAAATCATATGCCAGATATCTTTTATTTAAATTAGAGTTTCTGAAAAAAGATCATTCATCCCAATTTCAAGACTTTAAATATCTCACAATAGAGCATATTTTACCTCAAAATCCAGATTCTGGAAGCCAATGGAGAACTGATTTTACGCAGGAACAGATAGAACACTGGGTGCACAAAATGGGAAATCTGATTTTACTAAGTCGTTCTAAAAACTCTTCTCTAGGAAATAGAGAATTTCAGGATAAGAAACACAAATACTTTACCAAGAGTGTTGATGCATTACCTAATTCTTTGCAAATTATGCAACTCAATGAATGGAATCTTAAACTACTTCAAGAAAGACACCAACAGTTAACCAGAGAACTGATTGCACACTACCAAAAAAAGGGTTGA
- the dtd gene encoding D-aminoacyl-tRNA deacylase, producing the protein MIAVIQRVTSASVTIDNHIKGQIEKGLLILLGITHTDTEEDIEWLSKKIVNMRIFGDEEGKMNLSVLDVDGNILLISQFTLYASTKKGNRPSFIDAARPEQAIPLYEKMISSLNTEIKKTIETGTFGADMKVSLLNDGPVTIVIDSKSRT; encoded by the coding sequence ATGATTGCAGTTATTCAAAGAGTTACAAGTGCATCAGTTACTATTGACAATCATATAAAAGGACAAATAGAAAAAGGCTTACTTATTCTATTGGGAATTACTCATACAGATACAGAAGAAGATATAGAATGGTTAAGCAAAAAAATAGTAAACATGCGCATTTTTGGAGATGAGGAAGGAAAAATGAATCTCTCCGTTTTGGATGTAGATGGAAATATATTGCTTATCAGCCAGTTTACTTTATATGCAAGCACTAAAAAAGGAAACAGACCTTCTTTTATTGATGCAGCTAGACCTGAACAAGCTATACCATTGTATGAGAAGATGATCTCATCCCTTAACACTGAAATCAAAAAAACAATCGAAACAGGCACCTTTGGAGCAGACATGAAAGTAAGTTTGCTTAACGATGGTCCGGTTACGATTGTTATAGATTCAAAAAGTAGAACTTGA
- a CDS encoding O-antigen ligase family protein, with protein MQSPIILLAVSFFLLHVIGLLYSHNIMRGLQTLLDYIPLLLFPLVLGSMPSLKKEDIYTIVSLFIASCFVATLICVLTAVNISLWGNLQTNDHWFYDIFTRPIDLNSIYFSFFLGFCTLCLGAYLFDNIRELSLLKRTGLFLLIIYFLGVMLLLTSRTTLITTLVLGAINCLLYLIKTEGKNMKTLGSLMIAPLLVVILISQSSFLMQRFSDIKNLNTNAVTENVHSRQKMNLPWSSSSAVRFAIWESSLGVIENNFFTGVGVGDTQEELVKMFYKNNYVFENGYQGYNAHNQFLQTMMASGLVGVLVLLGIFMVSFFLAWRQKNYFYMTFILYVFLNCLTEALLQRQKGIVFFGFMSYLLFFYFFAEQEVKTKSKVAVYA; from the coding sequence ATGCAAAGTCCTATTATACTACTTGCTGTTTCATTTTTCCTGTTACATGTTATAGGATTATTATATAGTCACAATATTATGAGAGGTCTTCAGACATTGTTAGACTACATACCATTGCTATTATTTCCTTTAGTCTTAGGTTCTATGCCTTCTTTGAAGAAAGAAGACATTTATACTATTGTCTCTCTGTTTATTGCCTCCTGTTTTGTTGCAACTCTTATTTGTGTGCTAACTGCAGTAAATATATCATTATGGGGTAATTTACAAACAAATGATCATTGGTTTTATGATATTTTTACAAGGCCTATTGATTTAAATTCTATATATTTTTCTTTCTTCCTAGGCTTTTGTACTCTTTGTTTAGGTGCTTATCTTTTTGATAATATCCGTGAACTTTCTCTTTTGAAGAGAACAGGTTTGTTTCTATTGATTATCTACTTTCTGGGTGTAATGCTTTTGCTTACATCTCGTACTACGTTGATAACTACTCTTGTATTAGGAGCAATAAATTGCTTGCTATATCTGATAAAGACAGAAGGTAAAAATATGAAGACCCTTGGTTCTCTGATGATTGCTCCTTTACTAGTAGTTATTTTAATTTCTCAGTCGTCATTTCTTATGCAGCGTTTTTCAGATATTAAAAACCTGAATACAAATGCTGTAACTGAAAATGTACACTCTCGCCAAAAAATGAACCTACCATGGTCCAGTAGTTCTGCTGTACGATTTGCCATTTGGGAATCATCATTAGGTGTGATCGAAAACAATTTCTTTACAGGTGTTGGAGTGGGAGATACTCAGGAAGAACTGGTAAAGATGTTTTACAAAAATAATTATGTATTTGAAAATGGATATCAGGGATATAATGCCCACAATCAGTTTTTACAAACAATGATGGCAAGTGGGTTAGTAGGAGTTTTGGTCCTATTAGGAATCTTTATGGTAAGCTTTTTTCTGGCTTGGAGACAGAAAAATTATTTTTATATGACTTTTATTCTATATGTCTTTTTGAATTGTTTGACAGAAGCACTATTACAGAGACAAAAGGGAATTGTGTTTTTTGGTTTTATGAGCTACCTTCTGTTTTTTTATTTCTTTGCTGAACAAGAAGTTAAGACTAAATCCAAGGTAGCCGTCTATGCATGA